The genomic stretch GGTTTTACCGAAGAAAGCGAACTGTTCGTCTTGGAATGTGTTGGAGAGGTAGGGCGCCAAGCTCATCGCGGCGTGGGTACGGAAATAGGCTTGCCAATGTGCAACCGGCTCGTTGGCGACCAAGCCATCGAGTGCTTTGAAGAAAGCAGGTTGCGACAACGAGAAGGACGCGACGTTCACGCCTTGTGACTTCCAGAAATTCGCCCAATCCAAATGCGGGTTGGCTGCTTGTGCATCAGCCATGCTGATCACGTTGTAGTTCTTGGCAGGATCGCGACGTTCAATCGGGCTCAAAGACGCTTGCGCGAGCTTGGTTTCAAGTGCCAAGGTTTGTGCGGCCTGCTGCGCGGCGAGTTCAGGCGCAACGCCTGCATTGACCAATTGGTTCTTCAAATGGCCGACGAACGCTTCGCGGATGCGCTTATAGCTACCGTCTTTGCCATCTTCCAAGTAGTAGGCGCGTTCCGGTAGGGACAGACCGCCTTGTACTGCGAATGCGATGACTTTGGTTGCGTCCTTAAAGTCGGATCCGCCACCGGCGCCGAACGCATCCGCCAAACCGTCGTCATTGTGCACGGCCATGTAGCGTGCGATGTCGGCCGGCGTTTTCAATGCGTCGATCGATTTGAAAGCCGCCTTCAAAGGCGCAGCACCCATCGCTTCACGTGATTGCGTGTCCATGCCACTGGCAAACAATTCACCGACCAGCTTTTCGACGCCGGTTGCACGGGTGTTCGCCGCTGCTTTCACCGCAATGGAATGCGTCGCTTCTTCGGATTGCTGGGCCAGACGTTCAAACGCGCCCCAGGTGGTGCGGTCTGCAGGAATCGGATTTGCTGCCAGCCACTTCGAGTTCACGTACTCGGACAAATCGTCGCAAACGCGCTTGCTCGTGTCCAAATCGGTGACTCGGAAGCGCGGCGTCGCAGGGTCGTCTTTAGCGGCGGCCTGACCGGATTGTTTTGCGGCAATGGCAGTGCCTGCAGCCATGATCGACACAGCCACGCCGACGGCCAGCAAGGCGCGTTTCGGGAAATTCGCTTTCATCTTCACCCCTTGAAACATGGAAACCTTCACTGTAGGCGATAGGGGCCGGCGAACAGGGGTGCTGGAAGTCACGCTCCAACCGTATTCTATTCAGGTGAGGCGTTACTTAAAGGAGTGTGAAAGTGCAGGTCGATTTTCATGGGGCGGCAGGGCAAGTCACGGGTTCGATGCATGTGGTGGAAGTCGGGGGCAAGCGACTCTTACTGGATTGCGGCATGTTGCAAGGTAGCCGGGAAGCCGAGTTAAGCAATTTCGATTCATTTCCGTTCGATCCCGCAAGCATTGATGCGGTCATCTTGAGTCATGCGCACATTGATCATGTCGGACGCCTGCCGTTATTGACGGATCGGGGCTTCAAGGGGCCGATCTTGGCGCAAGAAGCCACGGCAGAACTGTTGCCGATCATGTTGTTGGATTCCGCATCCTTGCAAGAAAGCGATGCAGAACGAAGCAATCGCAAGCGCAAGCCGGGTACGCCTGAAATTCGTCCGCTCTACACGCGAGAGTCTGTTGCACGCGCCATGCTTCAAGTGCGCACACTTAAATACGATCTGCGTATTTCCATATTTCCAGGCGTAGATCTGCAGTTTCGTGACGCCGGTCATATCCTTGGCTCTAGCACTGTGACTGTGCAAGGCGATGGCAAGGTACTTGTGTACACAGGTGACTTGGGCCAGAAAAACACGCCGATTTTGCGTGATCCCGAGCCGATTCCTAAAGCCGATCTGTTGTTGATGGAGTCCACCTACGGCAATCGCTTACATAAAGACCGCGAGACAACCATCGCAGAAATTGGCCGAATCCTCGACGCGGCTTGGCGTAACGGCGGCAATGTGTTGATTCCGGCATTCGCAGTCGGAAGGTCTCAAGAGCTTTTGTACTGGTTTGCGCAGAACTGGAACGAATGGAATATGTCGCGCTGGAAAATCGTGCTCGACTCACCGATGGCCGCGAAAGTCGTTCGCGTGTACGACAAGCATCACGCGATTTTTGACGAAGCCGCGCAAAAAGTGATGCAAGGATCACAGAATCCGTTCCGTTTGCCGAATCTGCTCATTACACAAACGGTCGATGAGTCCAAATCCGTGAACGCGATGACCAGTGGCGTCATCATCATTGCGGGCAATGGCATGGCCAGTGGCGGTCGCATCATTCACCATTTGCGCCGACAGCTGGAGCGCCCGCAATCTCACGTGATGTTTGTGGGTTATCAAGCACAAGGCACCTTGGGCAGACGATTGGTCGACGGTGCGCAATGGGTTCGGATTGATCGCGCAAACGTGCGGGTCAATGCACGCATCCATACCGTGGGCGGCTTATCTGCGCACGCAGATCAGGCCGGGTTGATGGATTGGTATGGCGGATTCAAGGAACCGCCGCGGGTCGTGTTGGTGCACGGCGAAGATGTCGCACGCGAAGCTTTGGCGGGCGAATTGTCACTTAAATATGGGGTGGACGTTGATTTGGCCTACCCGGGTGAATCCGTCACCGTTTAAGTCCGGCAAGAAACGATGCTTCGCACCGCTTGCGCCTCATCTTTATGACGCAAGGGTGCGAAAGCTAGAACCGAGAGAAACTTAAAGGACTTTCAGGCCTTCAGCCGTCAGTGCTTTGACGACGCTCGCATCTGAATCCAAGCGTGCTTTGTACGCTTCAAGATGGGTGAGCGCGCTCAAATCAATCTTGACGGCTTTTGCCCAACGCAACGTTATATATAGGTATGCGTCTGCAGCGCTGCGAAAGCCTGCCAGCCATTCGGATTCTGCCAAACGCTTGTCGGCGACTTCAAAGACCTTTTGCACGCGTACTGCTGCGCGCGCCTTCACCGCGTCGTATTGCGCTTCGTCATCAATAAATGCAGCCGGCGAGAAAATCGGCTTGAACGCAGGATGCACGTCGGAATTGACATAGGCCAACCATTGCGTGGCTACGCCACGGTGCTGACGGCTGTTATCACCGTACAGGCCGGATTCCGGCGCGCCATCGGCGATATAAGCCATGATCGCCGCGTTTTGGGTCAGGACAAAATCACCGTCAGTAATGACAGGCACAGCTCCCGAGGGATTCATCGCCAAGAAATCCGGCGATTTCATCGTCGCTGCATCGACGATCTCTACCTCATAAGGCTTTCCCGCCCACTCGCACACAATGTGGACAGCGGTAGAGCATGCACCGGGTTTGGAATAGAGCTTCATTGCGACCTTCATTCATGTTGAAAGTCGAACAGTGTGCCTGTGAATGCGTTAGCTTCCGGTAGAGGTCCGGCGATACGGCGACTTCACGCGATCGACTTCAAAGAAGGTGTGGTCACCGATCGTCGCCACGCGGTATGCATTGCGCCAGCTCGGTTGCGCGATGTCCAACGCGGCGAAGTGGGTCGCGCCAGGCACAACTTCTTTGCGTCGGCCGACCGGCAGGGACCAGTTTTGTTCAGCTTCGAGCGCGACATTCACCGCCGCACCCCAAGCGTCAGGATTGCCCAGATCGTACTGCGGCGATACCAAGGTGGGTGCGAACTGCTTGCGTGCGGTGACGACTGAACACATCGAGTCGCCCCACTGGCCGCTTTCCTGACGACGCAGGGCGACTTCAGCGACGGCCCGTTGGCCCATCACCGGTTGATTGCGCGCTTCCAAATACACCGTGGTGCTCAGACAAAGCGAATCTGAGGCTTGCGGCGGCAAAACCGAGGCCAACCACAACAACCATGCCAATTTCATACATCTACTCCTTGCGCGTTGC from Lysobacter sp. HDW10 encodes the following:
- a CDS encoding MBL fold metallo-hydrolase: MQVDFHGAAGQVTGSMHVVEVGGKRLLLDCGMLQGSREAELSNFDSFPFDPASIDAVILSHAHIDHVGRLPLLTDRGFKGPILAQEATAELLPIMLLDSASLQESDAERSNRKRKPGTPEIRPLYTRESVARAMLQVRTLKYDLRISIFPGVDLQFRDAGHILGSSTVTVQGDGKVLVYTGDLGQKNTPILRDPEPIPKADLLLMESTYGNRLHKDRETTIAEIGRILDAAWRNGGNVLIPAFAVGRSQELLYWFAQNWNEWNMSRWKIVLDSPMAAKVVRVYDKHHAIFDEAAQKVMQGSQNPFRLPNLLITQTVDESKSVNAMTSGVIIIAGNGMASGGRIIHHLRRQLERPQSHVMFVGYQAQGTLGRRLVDGAQWVRIDRANVRVNARIHTVGGLSAHADQAGLMDWYGGFKEPPRVVLVHGEDVAREALAGELSLKYGVDVDLAYPGESVTV
- a CDS encoding M13-type metalloendopeptidase, with the protein product MKANFPKRALLAVGVAVSIMAAGTAIAAKQSGQAAAKDDPATPRFRVTDLDTSKRVCDDLSEYVNSKWLAANPIPADRTTWGAFERLAQQSEEATHSIAVKAAANTRATGVEKLVGELFASGMDTQSREAMGAAPLKAAFKSIDALKTPADIARYMAVHNDDGLADAFGAGGGSDFKDATKVIAFAVQGGLSLPERAYYLEDGKDGSYKRIREAFVGHLKNQLVNAGVAPELAAQQAAQTLALETKLAQASLSPIERRDPAKNYNVISMADAQAANPHLDWANFWKSQGVNVASFSLSQPAFFKALDGLVANEPVAHWQAYFRTHAAMSLAPYLSNTFQDEQFAFFGKTLKGQPEQRDLWKRVLGSVQGSTGEALGQLYVKDYFPASSKKAMEGLVGDLSQALKARINGLDWMSPETKKKAMEKWATFKPMIGYPDKWRSWQGLNFKRNDYVGNIVAARKFNSAYSMAKIGKPSDRNEWGMTPQTVNAYYNASKNVIVFPAAILQPPFFDPNADIAVNYGGIGAVIGHEMLHGYDDKGSQFDANGNFSNWWTESDRKGFTSRTDKLVQQFDDYRSVDNLPVKGQLTLGENIADLGGLNVALDALHSAMKRDGIKPDAKIDGLTYEQRFFMNWATVWRRNHRPEELKVRLNTDSHAPANFRAIGAPSNMPAFAKAFQCKAGDAMVRDDAHRVVIW
- a CDS encoding cell wall hydrolase, which produces MKLAWLLWLASVLPPQASDSLCLSTTVYLEARNQPVMGQRAVAEVALRRQESGQWGDSMCSVVTARKQFAPTLVSPQYDLGNPDAWGAAVNVALEAEQNWSLPVGRRKEVVPGATHFAALDIAQPSWRNAYRVATIGDHTFFEVDRVKSPYRRTSTGS
- a CDS encoding glutathione S-transferase N-terminal domain-containing protein; amino-acid sequence: MKLYSKPGACSTAVHIVCEWAGKPYEVEIVDAATMKSPDFLAMNPSGAVPVITDGDFVLTQNAAIMAYIADGAPESGLYGDNSRQHRGVATQWLAYVNSDVHPAFKPIFSPAAFIDDEAQYDAVKARAAVRVQKVFEVADKRLAESEWLAGFRSAADAYLYITLRWAKAVKIDLSALTHLEAYKARLDSDASVVKALTAEGLKVL